The sequence CGATGCCGGTCGTTAGGCATCGAACGATAGCGCATCCCCGTTGTCGTTATCTGAACTGTCGATCTTCATTGACGTTCACAATATCGCGTACAAACCGGATCTCCCTCAACCAATGAAATCTCCTCGTGGACGGTTTCCCACGCGAAAACCCCGTCTGATGTTCGTGCAATCCGGCATCTCGGTAGCGAGATGTcccgaaagaaacgaaacacagaagaaacacggtggaaaaagagagaagaagcgGACAGGACGCGCGCACAAAAGTGGCCAAGAGGTAACAAGGTTGGTGGTTCTATAAAAGAAAAGTTCTCACCAGCATAGCTGAGTGCAAACACATGCTGTCGGTGATAAGCGGCCGTTCGCCACCCATCACGCGACCGACCGCGGCCAATCCGATAATCCGTGACAAGCGTAATGATTTATTATTGCGTCAAGTCAAAGAACCGCGCGTTGAGACTAGCCTCGCGATGATCACAGTTCCCAATACGATATCAAGAGATAAACTAACGTGGTCCTTGCACGCTGACGACGCGGTAGAACGAAGAGAGTCACTATGCGGcgagaattaaaaattcattcgtTCGATACGGTTTTGAATTTGGTCTAATGAAAAGTAAAGTTCCGAAAGAGATCGAATTATTTCTAGATTATTTTTAGCATAACCCAAATAAGTAGAAGAGTAGAAAAAAATATCTGCACGACTACTTCACAGTACTAGACTTTACTTAACAACGTTACTACAACGTTCTCATGGTACTACACGCGTTCTAATGGTCAAATTAAATGTTCTGTAGCGTGTAAGAATATAACCTAGAGCGGTCTCTTCACGGAAATTGATACCGTGTTACAAGTTAGTGAAACGATGGACTTGTCAGTACGTCGGTTGCatctaataaatatttagcGTATCACGCGTGTTCGAGAGTTCATCATGGATAACGGCGCGTGAGCGGCTCTTATTTGTTCTAGAACAGAGGACAAGCTACGGACATCAGGCACGCGGAGTTAAGATGATCGCTAGCTCTGGGACAGCGTTTTCTCGCTGCGAGCGATCCGAGAAATTGCTCAGCGACGAATACGTTCAACGTAGACGAAGAACGTAGGCGCGTCTTCGAAGTGACGAATACAATTCCGCTGGCTTCCTCGATCCAGACCAGCGTGATTAGTTCTAGCGAATGGTACCGCTTCGGGGAAAAGGCACAAGGAAGAAGGACACTGTTGCTCCGCGTGATCCTCGATTAGATGTTGATTGCTGCCTACCAACTTTAGACGATGCAGAGTTTCTAATCACAGAGATAGGGTGGGCGGGAGAAGCCACTCCTTTCTAGAGTTTATTCCAAGTGGAttgatttatttgaataaGAATCCTGATCAATTCGATATAAGATTCGCGTGTACGTACATGTAATACCgattaaaataaacatttagTTAGCTAAATATAACCTAGCAGCATTCTGAATATATAACCATCTTAATACCGAAGTGGAAGCGGAGAGTCAAGATAGAAGGTAGAAAACGAAGGATTAAAATTGAGACGGAGGATGTATTCATAAGTATGCATAAGCATAAAGAATGAAAATAGCAAACCAAAATGAGAAGGGGGTAAAAACATAACCAGCCAGCCGGTACGGCTGAACGAGCGAAAGTGACGAACATTCAACTAGACCCGTGGTAACAGCACCCCACCACGGGGTGTCCCACTACTGCCGCGCGTCACCAGTGAAAACCTGGATCCCCATGCCGTGGAGATGTAGCTCTAGCACCGAGAAATGTTTCATTCATAAtgcaatattatatttgcatTGCAAATGATGTTAGTGACTAAGCAATAGAAGTTTCATAAGGGATTATAATTGGTAACTCTAGTAGGAACTTGTATTAAGAAATTCCAAAGAGCTCGTAATGGAAAGAATCTAAACGATCAGAGACATTTAAAGTCTAAATTTGTTCAGACTGAATCAGAGTAACGGGAAGTTTAAAATtactaaattaaaaatactataaaacataaaacaaaTAGCGGAATCGTAGAACGCATCGAAGATGCCAATCAGGAGTTTCAGGAAATTCTATGGGTACGAGAGATCTCGAGAGACCTTCGCCATTGCAAATGTACCTCTCAAATTTGTGGAACCTCCCAAGGGACAAGATCTCCAATACCTCCTTGAATCCCTAACGTTTGCGTAATCACAGGAAGCTTCGAAGACCTCTAGAATTTCTGAGATTATTGGAATTTATGGAATCTCCTGTCATCTCCAGTATGCACGATGAATCATGCAGCCACACGAATTCAAAACCTTTGCTACTATACTTAGGAAACAGAAGAAATTGATGCGTTTGGAaacgtttatttttattgcagAATATAGATAATAAGAATAATGTATTACTATTCTTAcatgtggttcgtttacatcaCGCTGACGCGACTCAGGCACCGAAACAATTCTTTACCTATATAGTTTATAGTCAGATCGGAGATATCATAACGAAAACGAGATGTAATCTATATACAAATACTATGTGTACAAATATCTACAAGTTCTGATACGCTTCTATTTGTTCGAAGTTCATGATCGTAGTAACACTTGAGTACCGACGAATGCTCAAATCAGAAAAATCATTCTAActacttttcttttatttataaagtAGAGCACGTTTCAATACTTTCGGAACTCTGAACAGAATATTATCTCGGTCGAGAGATAATAATACTTTTAAGTTAACAAAAAGCGGTTCGCGTGATCTCGTACGTTAAGTAACTAATTAGAATTATAATCGTCGTTACTTAACAACCGTCTCGGCTAAGAgatttatataacgttatctcGACGTTATATCTTTAAATCCATTGAATTCGATCTGGATTCAAGTTTGCCTAAATTACAACATCGCAAAGATAGAAGGAGAAAAAGTGGAATAAGAAATCGATTAAAAATACGTCCGTATTTACACATCTTTCCACTGCAAATTACAATTCATAAACCGGTTTCACACGGAGATACGCGTATGATAGATACTAAATATCATATCATACTCACTTCGCGTATTTCGGTTACGATAGATACTTTTCGTATGAAAGCGACAGACGAAACGTTACAAAAAATGGTGATATTCACACAATATTCAGATTGCCATATGTGTATTACGATACGCGTATCTCCGTATGAAACCGGCTTTACCCACCAACGAAGAAGACAAAGACAACGCTCGGTTCACATCGACTATCAAATATCGCGTGTCGTGCATTGAGCATGTTCATAATCTCATACACCAAGTAACCTTAACTTAATTCATCTACTATGTACATGTTCGTTGGCTCTATCGCCAGCTTCATTCACCATGTACATACATCGAATCGTTACTTACATTTACGTGATCTcgaatttatatagaaaaagcTTGAGCTGTCACGCGTTTCTCCAGAGACGCGTGACTGAATACGCGGTGAACAAAAAGCAAGTGCAGTTTGcagtaaaaaaaataaaatcgatgGTTCCATCGAGAATATcctttttctaaaataattcaTTCTTTTGAGCCGAGTTTGTTCGTTGACTACCACAGTTTGCACTTGCTCTTCACGCACACGAGTTCCCGAACGTTTCTCGTATCGATAAAACTAACTTACTAACTCCTAAATTATTATAGAGTAATAAATGATGCAGATCGCGTGCCGAACCGGCGATACCGTAGAGCATCGTGGAAGTTGTAGCCCAATTTTAAATCGCTCCGATCGAAGATTCGCGATTACAGTTGCACGCAATTTTTTTACGCAAAGTGTCTCCGAGTATGGCAAATATGGCAAACGTTGCGTGTTCATGCACATGCATATATGCACTCGTCATTTTCCAGTTCGCAATAGAGCCTGACTCGAGGCGTTTCGTTCCATTCACGAACAGATTAATAACGTCGAGTTCCCGAGTTGCCGTCGCGCATCGAATAAATACACAGTCGGCTCAGATGAGAGAGAAAATCTTTCATCTAAATGCTAGAAGCCGAAAACGACGAGTCATGTGGCGTCTCGCGAGGATCGGCTATTTACAAGCGTAACCTGACTTTATCTGCGATCGAGATTCCATTTCTCGACGTACGTATTCgcggaaagaagaagaagaagaaacacaTTTAAATTCGCCCCTGCGTTTATCGtagcaaaaatatttcgtatcaCAATGTTACGACGCAGCCAAAGTAAAGCATGCACAAATAGTAAAAAGTATCCTATCCGCATATCGTGTATAGGACACGTATCTGCGACACTGACGTATTCGCAACATCTACCCCTTTCTTCCACTTGTCGCGCGAACGTTACAATTTTTACGCTAAGGACTTGAGAACGACACTATTTTCATAATGTCGATTACGCACCGTCATCTTGCTACCGCGTTATTGCACATACTTACGACAAAAGGAAGAGAAGCGCTTCCGCGATTGCTACATACAGGAATCGACGAATTCGATTCCATCGCTGTTATTTCCGTAATAGTTACGATTGTCGAACGATCAACACGCGATACCAGTGTCAATTCTGTATCGATAATTAGCTACCTCGTCGATCGAAATGCTCATAAGTTAAGATCGTATTTACATCGGAGTGACACGATCGTTCGAAGCGTTTCTCGGCTCTTGGAGCTCGATCGATAAAAAATCCCATTATCGTTCACGCTTGTCGCGTGAAAATTGCTTCCTACTCTCACCGCGTATAAAACGCCAAATCGTCGCTATAATGGACGGAGTCGGATTTTAGGCAAGTGCGACGCACGTTCGAATCGcccacgacgatcaaagccgTACACGACCAAGTATAATTTACCACATTGTCCCTAGATTTACGAGTCAAACGTACACCTCTCCCCTCTTGCTACCGGCAACCGGAGTAGTCGCTGGCATTATGGTGGTCGCCGTGATAGGTGCTGTACCTAGGCCGCTGGAGAGCGACGCGTTGGTACAAGACACGCTGCTGATCTTCCTCGAAGTGTCTTGGATACGATGACTCGGTCTACAGAGATCGTGGCCGATGCTGTTAGTTCTCGGTCGAATGTCCTTTCCGTGCACTATGAGCCTATCTATATTGGGAGGTTCGTGGCCATTCGATACCGAGGCCGCGCGATTTTCCCTCGGTTGAAGACCCGGCGACTGTGGCAGAGACATACTCCTGTCCTCTCGCAATTGCACAACTGGCGGACCCGGCAACGAAGCCGATCGCCTGCCACGTGGATCTATCTTACCATCTTGAGTATTCGACATCGTGGTAACCACGTAACCGAGTTTCTCGGGATTTATCAGAATGGGTGAACGATCGTTATAGTTGTCGAAGGTAGACGGATTACCGTCGCTGCCCACAGGACTGGATCTCTCTCCTATCAGAGGAGTGCTTCTGTCTTGGCTTATTAACGGTGTGGAACGTTCTTCCTGTCCTGTAATGCTGCCACTCCTACTGCTTCCACTGCCTGATCCCTCTTCCTCGCTGCTGTTCACCTCGGTTAAGGTGGCTTGGTTAGGAACGCCGTTGCTTTGATTCGTTGGTTTGATCATGGACGCGGAAGTTGTCGTCATCAGTCCTAGTTGCGTTAACTGCGACATCGTGACAGGTGTTAAAGTGACAGGAGCAACGAGACCGGCACTGGTCAAAGTAGGCGAGAGAACAGCTTGCGCCAACGCTGCCGCTCCAGATTTCCCAGTTACAGGCGTGCCCTCCGTTTCTTGAATGGGCGAGAGCACGACCTGCACAACCGATAGATCCGGATAGTGGCCGTTCGCCGGTATCACTCCTACGACGCCTGCCCCGATGTTCGCCGCGTTCGTCGCTGATAGAGCTAATCTCTGTTCACGGTCGACTACTTCTTTCGTCACGTCCGGCGTCGGTATGCGAGGTCGGTTCTTCAGAGAAACCGGCACCGGATTCAACTTCGTCATGGTACCTGTCGGGAAACGAACATGAATTAGACAAGCTTGTTACGGAATGATCGAGTCCGCGTCTCGATCCTAAGCCTACGATTAAACTATTCTTAGCGCCGGCAGCAATAATAACGAGGCTAACGATGATCATGCCAATTTTTGCGGCTGCGTTTATTTTACCGCTAGAAAACGGCCCGCTATGGAGCAaggaaacgaatcttcgttcgaCCGCCTCGAATCGGGTTGAGAGTAGAATGGATGGATAAAATGCGATTAGGTATAATTGCTTAGGTATTTTTCCGCCACTGGCGTggctttcctttttttctgtCATAAGTGAGAGGAACGATTGGAGAAAGAAGCACAAGGTCTTAagaaaagttttttcgagaaGAATGATTCGCGATTGCGGAAATTGTTCAGATTACACAAGGTTACTCATTGCATAATTCCTTGCATGCATGTAGCCGGGTGGGGAAAACTTCGAACATTCGCGACACTTTCATTGAAAGATGTTTTTCTCGTGCCACATTGGAACGTGCAAAAAGATTGCAGCTTTGAAAATACCGGCGAAGAAAAACGGAAATACATACGATTATCGCTGGAGTAACGGAACTGAAA is a genomic window of Bombus huntii isolate Logan2020A chromosome 1, iyBomHunt1.1, whole genome shotgun sequence containing:
- the LOC126867749 gene encoding uncharacterized protein LOC126867749 isoform X3; this translates as MMESEKKIFEMMNKKAAMSKYWMPLVWATNIINRARREALITSDQVVQTLLVELSDIRKRLGALIGYDTVCVPLVYTQVVTLSLYAYFFSALLGRQFIERTDVGSGKYEEPDMYFPFFTALQFCFYVGWLKVAEVLINPFGEDDDDIELNWLIDRHIKAGYMIVDEMHEEHPELLKDQYWDEVVPKDLPYTVASEQYRREEPKGSAEHYKVKDSDALYANVILGPQIHNHVQHRKTHQDDMYADYESVDTPLVERRKNWLQRQITRMGSVRSSSTTYSSGGGFFSRNRHNSVYSSPETGGLPQTNNPNLKMSLYDRLVGRKSIRSQRMGRQGTMTKLNPVPVSLKNRPRIPTPDVTKEVVDREQRLALSATNAANIGAGVVGVIPANGHYPDLSVVQVVLSPIQETEGTPVTGKSGAAALAQAVLSPTLTSAGLVAPVTLTPVTMSQLTQLGLMTTTSASMIKPTNQSNGVPNQATLTEVNSSEEEGSGSGSSRSGSITGQEERSTPLISQDRSTPLIGERSSPVGSDGNPSTFDNYNDRSPILINPEKLGYVVTTMSNTQDGKIDPRGRRSASLPGPPVVQLREDRSMSLPQSPGLQPRENRAASVSNGHEPPNIDRLIVHGKDIRPRTNSIGHDLCRPSHRIQDTSRKISSVSCTNASLSSGLGTAPITATTIMPATTPVAGSKRGEVYV